The following nucleotide sequence is from uncultured Draconibacterium sp..
TTTTCGAGAGTATTGCTGTTCCGGAATATCCTTTCTTTTCGGCCGAGTTTGAATAAATATGATACCCGTTTATTGATGCCAGTGTTTCAGCTACCTGGTCATCTTGAGCTTTGGTTTCCTGCAAACAAAGCATGTCGGCATTCATTTGTTTAAAGTCTTCGAAAAAATTCTTTTTAGCTACGGCACGTATTCCGTTAACATTCCACGATATGATTTTCATTTCTTTCAATTAATATTTTCGGTTAAAATAACAATTACAGTTAAACTAAGGAAGTGTTCAAAAAGAAAAAGCCCGGACAAAAGCCCGGGCCCAAAATATATAGTTTTTTGAAGTTATTGGAGTATCAAACTCAAATTAGAACGAGAATCCAAGTTCTAATTCAAACTGATTCATTTCAATGTCGATGGTTTGTCCTGATGGAGGATCCATTGGATTAAAACCTTCAACATTGCTGTTCATTGCATAATTCATTGCCAGGTGGAATTTATTACCACTTTTTCCTACTTCTTTTGACAGACCTAATGCAATTTGATTTTGAATTACACCCGGAGCCAAGATATTGAACATCACTTCTGATTCTGAAATTGGATTTTCGCCAATCGAAAGTCCGGCACGGAATTCCCAAGTGTCAACACCGGCATAATTTAAACCAAGTTTGTAAACAAAAATATTTTCCCATCCGAAACCTGCACCTTCTTCAGTTCCAAGAGGCGAAGTCATCAGGTTAGGAAGCATCGGATTTCCAATCGAATTTACATCGCCAAACATAATTTGTTTTACGTCGGCCATTACAGTAAAGTCTTCAACCATTTCCCATGCAAAACCTAATGTCCAGCTTGATGGAATATCGAAATCACCTTCTTCTGCAAACAATCCTGCATAATCGTCGAACTCGCTCATCCAAACTTTTGACTGGTAGGTAACACCAATACTAAAATTGTCGGCCAGTTGTCCGAGGTAACCAATTTTAAATCCGTATCCGAATCCGCTGTCGGTTCCGTTACCTGAAAGAGCTGATGGATTAGAAGAAAAAGCACCAAAAGCAGTAAGTCCTTTTGCTTCGAAATACTGATAGGCCAAAACTCCGGTTACACCAATACTATGTTTTTCGCCCAGTTTTTGCGAGTAAGTAATATTACCAAACATTTGCGCAAGGTTAACTCCGGTGGTTTCCGAAGTTGGATCGTAAAACGTAGCTGTTGGATAATCTGTATTCATCCCACCGTTTCCGAATAGGGCAGCAGAAATACTAGAGTTATCGCTTACCATCCAGTTGGCACCGACTGAAGGCATCAGGAATAATTTGCTGTCGCTTTCAATGGTTCCGGGCATTAAACCAAACGTACCTTCCATACCCGATGGATTTCCGGTAACGGTGTATTTCCTGTTTGGATTAAAAAAGTTAACGCCCAACTGGTATTGCGTTCCTAAAAATACGTTTCCGGCAGGGTTTCCGTTAATTAACGATCCCTGGTAAAATGCAATTCCGGCACCGGCTAATCCTTTGTTAATTGTGCCGTAGCCAACGCTAAAATAACCATCGGTTGCCAGGGTTTGGAAAGAAATTAACAATCCGGCCATAACGACCAGCATAGTCTTTAAGTTTAAGTGTTTCATTATAATTAATTTTTTAGGTTATGGTAAATCAGAA
It contains:
- a CDS encoding outer membrane protein transport protein, encoding MKHLNLKTMLVVMAGLLISFQTLATDGYFSVGYGTINKGLAGAGIAFYQGSLINGNPAGNVFLGTQYQLGVNFFNPNRKYTVTGNPSGMEGTFGLMPGTIESDSKLFLMPSVGANWMVSDNSSISAALFGNGGMNTDYPTATFYDPTSETTGVNLAQMFGNITYSQKLGEKHSIGVTGVLAYQYFEAKGLTAFGAFSSNPSALSGNGTDSGFGYGFKIGYLGQLADNFSIGVTYQSKVWMSEFDDYAGLFAEEGDFDIPSSWTLGFAWEMVEDFTVMADVKQIMFGDVNSIGNPMLPNLMTSPLGTEEGAGFGWENIFVYKLGLNYAGVDTWEFRAGLSIGENPISESEVMFNILAPGVIQNQIALGLSKEVGKSGNKFHLAMNYAMNSNVEGFNPMDPPSGQTIDIEMNQFELELGFSF